In Candidatus Desulfofervidus auxilii, one genomic interval encodes:
- a CDS encoding ribonuclease HI family protein: protein MNQKRQNNRFYSLYTDGASHGNPGESGAGIVLVAPDGSIIVQKSVYLGKKTNNEAEYLALIWGLKTACQHGIKKLYIYMDAQLVVNHLKGIYKVKAENLKALHHEVKELLRQFCYEIYHIKREKNKLADKLANLAIKGS, encoded by the coding sequence GTGAACCAAAAGCGGCAGAACAATAGGTTTTACTCCCTTTATACTGACGGGGCCAGCCATGGCAATCCAGGTGAATCTGGTGCAGGTATTGTTCTGGTTGCCCCAGATGGAAGCATCATCGTTCAAAAATCAGTTTATTTGGGCAAAAAGACCAATAATGAAGCTGAATATTTAGCCCTTATTTGGGGTCTTAAAACCGCTTGCCAACATGGAATAAAAAAGTTATATATTTATATGGATGCCCAATTAGTAGTTAATCATTTGAAAGGCATTTATAAGGTGAAGGCAGAAAATTTGAAGGCCCTTCACCATGAAGTTAAAGAATTATTACGCCAATTTTGTTACGAAATTTACCATATAAAAAGAGAAAAAAACAAGCTAGCTGATAAATTAGCTAATTTAGCTATCAAAGGGAGTTAG
- a CDS encoding SIR2 family protein, with protein MPFGVKVCEKKKPELLEGLTKQWQKIDKSKSFKEYSFEEALTKVILEEQLSFRTEEERLELLDIKLGILEILVQSLKRPLMSESEIPRHYFDFIYRYKDYAHFATLNYDYLIEKILIQEKIPWNYGIDVDENDLSLGHSYLKGEEGDLPDVFRYYKLHGSFNWHFCWRCQNIRISDLRDFGISGETFSKTDRFTQLCDKCAHNSGQAVLQPLVIPPSAIKYYNIPIFLELWFIFTRIIQQVEKIILIGCSVRDDDTMLIQALYNLSQKNPNLRKIVVINPDKRIENKVRSYTNFNNIKSYTLLEYFLRMD; from the coding sequence ATGCCTTTTGGTGTGAAAGTTTGCGAAAAGAAAAAGCCAGAATTATTAGAAGGTCTAACCAAACAATGGCAAAAGATTGATAAATCCAAGTCTTTTAAGGAATATTCTTTTGAAGAAGCACTTACAAAAGTAATTTTGGAAGAACAACTATCATTCAGAACCGAAGAGGAGAGACTTGAACTTTTAGATATAAAATTGGGGATTTTAGAAATCTTAGTTCAATCCTTGAAAAGACCTTTAATGTCAGAGTCAGAAATACCAAGGCACTACTTTGATTTTATATACAGATATAAGGATTATGCACACTTTGCTACATTAAATTATGACTATTTAATCGAAAAAATCTTAATTCAAGAGAAAATTCCTTGGAATTATGGAATAGATGTAGATGAAAATGATTTGTCCTTAGGACATTCTTACCTTAAAGGAGAAGAGGGGGATTTACCTGATGTATTTCGTTATTATAAATTACATGGCTCTTTCAATTGGCATTTCTGTTGGCGTTGTCAAAATATCAGAATTTCAGATTTACGGGATTTCGGAATCTCAGGGGAAACCTTTTCAAAAACAGATCGGTTTACCCAATTGTGTGATAAATGTGCCCACAATTCTGGTCAAGCGGTATTACAACCCCTGGTTATCCCCCCTTCTGCAATTAAATATTATAATATCCCAATTTTTTTAGAACTTTGGTTTATTTTCACCAGGATCATCCAACAAGTCGAAAAAATTATCCTTATCGGATGTTCTGTCCGAGATGATGATACAATGTTGATTCAGGCACTATACAATTTGTCTCAAAAGAATCCTAACCTTCGCAAAATCGTTGTTATTAATCCAGACAAAAGGATTGAAAATAAAGTGCGAAGTTATACTAATTTTAATAATATTAAGTCTTATACTTTGCTAGAATATTTCTTGAGGATGGACTGA
- the lpdA gene encoding dihydrolipoyl dehydrogenase codes for MKKEFDVLVIGAGPGGYTAAIRAAQLGGKVAIIEKQDLGGTCLNKGCIPTKALIASVHTLHCLKKAEEFGIIAKNVKIDFSAIMTRKERIVKRLRTGIKNLLKSYHIEVIKGQAYFVSPSTIKIEDKTLDIKKCIIATGSVISEMLGIKIDGQNIITSNDVIELEQIPSSLLIVGGGVIGLEFACIFQGLGSKVTIAEALSSILSSEDREISKALKSILAKRGMDIKTKTTVKEINLKDGKVEVVLNSGENIEKILVEKVVITIGRKPQINNLGLENAGIFCEDGRIVVNNKMETNIKGIYAIGDVIGGPFLAHKASAEGIVAAENALGRQTLIDYRAIPRCIFTIPEIASVGISEEEARKKGYKVAIGKFPFMVNGKAITTGDTTGFVKVVVDRETNAILGIHILGLQATELITQASLAIRLGCTINELNRIIYPHPTLSEAIWEAAQDVYQKAIDLPKFKGS; via the coding sequence ATGAAAAAAGAATTTGATGTCCTTGTCATCGGTGCTGGGCCTGGTGGATATACTGCCGCCATTCGAGCTGCCCAGTTGGGTGGTAAAGTAGCCATTATTGAAAAGCAAGATTTAGGTGGAACCTGTTTAAATAAAGGTTGTATTCCTACCAAAGCACTCATAGCCAGTGTTCATACTTTGCATTGTCTAAAAAAGGCAGAAGAGTTTGGTATCATAGCTAAAAACGTAAAAATTGATTTTTCTGCTATCATGACCAGAAAGGAAAGAATAGTAAAACGATTAAGAACCGGAATAAAAAACCTACTTAAAAGCTATCACATAGAGGTTATAAAAGGACAGGCATATTTTGTTTCGCCTTCCACAATAAAAATAGAGGATAAAACTCTTGATATAAAAAAGTGCATTATTGCCACAGGTTCTGTTATTTCTGAAATGCTGGGTATCAAAATAGATGGTCAAAACATAATAACTAGTAATGATGTAATTGAACTTGAACAAATTCCTTCTTCCCTACTTATTGTGGGAGGAGGAGTAATAGGCCTTGAGTTTGCTTGTATTTTTCAGGGTTTGGGAAGTAAGGTCACTATTGCTGAAGCATTATCTAGTATTTTGTCTAGTGAAGACAGGGAAATTTCTAAGGCTTTAAAAAGTATTCTGGCGAAAAGAGGCATGGATATTAAGACCAAAACTACTGTAAAGGAAATAAATCTCAAGGATGGCAAGGTAGAAGTTGTTTTAAATTCTGGAGAGAATATTGAAAAAATACTAGTGGAAAAGGTAGTTATAACTATAGGTAGGAAACCACAAATTAATAATTTGGGTTTAGAGAATGCAGGTATTTTCTGTGAAGATGGGAGGATTGTAGTAAATAATAAGATGGAGACAAATATAAAGGGAATATATGCCATTGGTGATGTTATTGGAGGGCCTTTTTTGGCGCATAAGGCCAGTGCAGAGGGGATAGTTGCCGCAGAAAATGCCCTGGGCAGACAAACATTAATCGATTATAGAGCTATACCGCGGTGTATATTCACTATTCCTGAGATAGCAAGTGTAGGCATTAGTGAGGAAGAAGCGAGAAAAAAGGGATATAAAGTAGCTATTGGTAAGTTTCCTTTTATGGTCAATGGAAAGGCAATAACTACAGGAGACACCACAGGATTTGTAAAAGTAGTGGTAGATAGAGAAACTAATGCCATTTTGGGGATTCATATCCTGGGTCTGCAGGCTACGGAGTTAATCACTCAAGCATCCCTTGCTATCAGGCTAGGATGTACTATTAATGAGTTAAATAGAATAATTTATCCCCATCCTACTTTAAGTGAGGCCATATGGGAAGCAGCTCAAGATGTTTACCAAAAGGCCATAGATTTGCCTAAATTTAAAGGGAGTTAG
- a CDS encoding cyclophilin-like fold protein, which produces MPVQIKIVIADVVLEAQLFDTECAKAIVQVLPIEARLHEWGDEFYFEIPVKMPPDETATIKVEVGDIGYWPPGRALAIFFGPTPMSRDQAPVPASEVNLVGKITDDAVLLRKTKGAARIRIERAQ; this is translated from the coding sequence ATGCCGGTGCAGATAAAGATAGTAATAGCAGATGTTGTTTTAGAAGCGCAGCTTTTTGATACCGAATGTGCAAAAGCGATTGTACAGGTACTCCCAATAGAGGCAAGACTTCATGAATGGGGAGATGAGTTTTATTTTGAGATACCTGTTAAAATGCCTCCTGACGAGACAGCAACGATAAAAGTGGAAGTGGGTGATATTGGATACTGGCCTCCTGGGAGAGCACTTGCAATATTCTTTGGACCAACTCCAATGAGTAGGGACCAAGCTCCTGTGCCTGCAAGTGAGGTAAATCTCGTGGGGAAAATTACTGATGACGCAGTTCTGCTCAGAAAAACAAAGGGTGCAGCTAGAATTAGAATTGAAAGGGCACAGTAG
- a CDS encoding type ISP restriction/modification enzyme, producing MMKKQKDKLKRLISNYFKEIHKIYVSGGFREESFYPCFKRLVEECSRLVLTEKETSVLVQPKRTEVGIPDFLIRANGEIIGYIETKTPNENLKDVEDSEQLRRYRNSLPNLILTNFLEFRLYRQSNLVQEVEVGRKFILQNLRQPPVPEKLDLFFELLEKFFSFSMPEIRDSSKLSMELAKRTRFLEFILKEELSEENQEIIRFYEAFRQELIEELTKERFADLYAQTIAYGLFAARMKVKNGFKKELAWKFIPESLPLLREIFYSFTGPNLPESLAWVVDEIAQLLQKADIPSILCEFKTTKWEEDPIIHFYETFLATYNPKERERLGVYYTPLPVVSYIVSSIHSLLKDKFKKPEGLATKDVTLLDPAAGTLTFIVQAIKQVKKELEEKNKTGLIKSYIEEHILPHFYAFEILMAPYTVGHFKVSMVLEEMGYKFKKDERFRFYLTNTLEMKEPGGLSFLIDLTKEGQKAKEIKEKVPILVILGNPPYSVSSENKSQFIENLMEDYKREVRQERNIQPLSDDYIKFIRFDHWKIEQAGIGIIGIISNNSYLSGIIHRGMRRKLLETFDEIYILNLHGSSRIGEKTPEGGKDENVFDIQQGVSIALYVKPEKPTGKKKVYYADLWGLREEKYKYLFKNDVVSTKWQEIKPTSPYYFFVPKDFALQAEYEQFWKVTEIFRKWSSGVTTHRDHFVVGFTKEEIVQRLRIFMGNLADDLVGQSLNLKDTGTWKLARARQKIRSQEAEDKIYPYAYRPFDTRFICYEPTLIDRPRLPFMNNLKKENIALLCMREIVIESGFSHIFVSDEISDRRIFLSNRGAPYFFPLYLYPDKPKGELFKEEETKSKRIPNFTNEFLQAIKECLGTEPTPEKIFYYIYAVLCSPTYRKRYEEFLKIDFPRIPLPTDNNYFNALSNLGKELVDLHLLKHPALDQSEIGFPKGNSNIVEKVSYDENTKRVYINKKQYFEGIPKKVWEYHIGAYQVMQKYLKDRKKRKLSLDEINHYMKVAKAIRLTIELQERIDEFIYAIS from the coding sequence ATGATGAAAAAACAAAAAGACAAACTTAAAAGGTTAATTAGCAACTACTTCAAAGAAATCCACAAGATTTATGTAAGTGGAGGTTTTAGAGAGGAGAGCTTTTATCCTTGTTTTAAAAGGCTTGTTGAGGAGTGCTCAAGGCTTGTTTTGACTGAAAAGGAGACTAGTGTCCTTGTTCAGCCTAAAAGGACAGAAGTAGGCATCCCTGATTTCCTTATTAGGGCAAATGGGGAAATTATCGGGTATATTGAAACCAAAACACCGAATGAAAATCTAAAGGACGTTGAAGATTCTGAGCAACTTAGAAGATATAGAAATTCACTCCCAAACCTTATTCTAACAAATTTCCTAGAATTTAGGCTATACAGGCAAAGCAATTTAGTTCAAGAAGTTGAGGTTGGCCGTAAATTTATCTTGCAGAATTTAAGGCAGCCCCCTGTTCCTGAAAAGCTAGATTTATTCTTTGAACTCCTTGAGAAGTTCTTCTCATTTTCTATGCCTGAAATAAGGGATTCTTCCAAGCTTTCTATGGAGCTTGCTAAAAGGACAAGATTCCTTGAATTTATTTTAAAAGAAGAACTGTCAGAGGAAAATCAAGAAATAATAAGATTTTATGAGGCATTTAGGCAAGAGCTTATAGAGGAACTTACAAAGGAGAGATTTGCGGATTTATATGCCCAGACCATCGCCTATGGGCTTTTTGCTGCCAGGATGAAGGTAAAAAATGGGTTCAAGAAGGAATTGGCCTGGAAATTTATTCCTGAAAGCCTTCCCTTGCTTAGGGAAATCTTTTACTCCTTTACTGGACCAAATCTACCAGAATCATTAGCCTGGGTTGTGGATGAGATAGCACAGCTTTTACAAAAGGCAGATATTCCATCAATTCTTTGTGAATTTAAGACCACAAAATGGGAGGAGGATCCAATTATCCATTTTTATGAAACATTCCTTGCTACTTATAATCCAAAAGAAAGGGAAAGATTGGGTGTTTACTATACACCTTTGCCAGTGGTCTCATATATTGTAAGCTCAATCCATAGCCTTTTAAAAGATAAATTCAAAAAACCCGAAGGATTGGCCACAAAGGATGTAACCCTCCTTGACCCAGCAGCAGGCACACTTACCTTTATTGTCCAAGCCATTAAACAAGTTAAAAAAGAATTAGAGGAAAAAAATAAAACAGGACTAATCAAGTCTTATATAGAAGAACACATCTTACCCCATTTTTATGCCTTTGAAATACTTATGGCACCTTATACAGTTGGCCACTTCAAGGTCTCTATGGTCTTAGAAGAGATGGGCTATAAGTTTAAGAAAGATGAAAGATTCCGATTTTATCTCACAAATACCTTAGAGATGAAAGAGCCTGGGGGGCTAAGTTTTCTTATTGACCTTACCAAAGAAGGTCAAAAGGCAAAGGAGATAAAAGAAAAGGTGCCAATTTTGGTAATCCTTGGGAATCCTCCCTACTCTGTGAGTTCAGAGAATAAATCACAATTCATTGAAAATTTAATGGAAGATTATAAAAGAGAGGTAAGGCAGGAAAGAAATATTCAACCGCTTTCTGATGACTACATAAAATTTATTCGCTTTGACCACTGGAAAATAGAACAGGCAGGCATAGGAATTATTGGCATAATAAGTAATAATTCTTATCTTTCTGGCATTATCCATCGAGGTATGAGAAGGAAGCTCCTTGAGACATTTGATGAGATTTATATTTTAAATCTACATGGGTCTTCAAGGATTGGTGAAAAAACACCAGAAGGCGGTAAGGATGAAAATGTGTTTGATATTCAGCAAGGTGTTTCTATTGCCCTGTATGTAAAACCTGAAAAGCCAACGGGAAAGAAGAAGGTTTATTATGCTGACCTTTGGGGACTTAGAGAAGAAAAATACAAATACTTATTCAAAAATGATGTAGTCTCTACAAAGTGGCAAGAGATTAAACCCACCTCACCATACTATTTCTTCGTTCCCAAGGATTTCGCCCTACAGGCAGAGTATGAACAATTCTGGAAGGTGACAGAGATATTTAGGAAGTGGTCAAGTGGGGTAACAACGCACAGAGATCATTTCGTGGTGGGTTTTACAAAAGAAGAAATAGTCCAGAGACTTAGAATTTTCATGGGCAACCTAGCTGATGACTTGGTTGGTCAAAGCCTGAACCTCAAGGATACAGGAACTTGGAAGTTAGCTAGAGCAAGGCAAAAGATTAGAAGCCAAGAAGCTGAAGATAAAATTTATCCTTATGCCTATCGACCCTTTGATACAAGGTTTATTTGCTACGAACCAACTTTGATAGATAGGCCTAGATTGCCTTTTATGAATAATCTTAAAAAGGAAAATATTGCCTTACTATGTATGAGGGAAATTGTTATAGAAAGCGGTTTTTCACATATTTTTGTAAGTGATGAAATTTCAGATAGGAGAATTTTCCTCAGTAATAGAGGTGCACCTTATTTCTTCCCCCTCTACCTCTATCCTGACAAGCCCAAAGGTGAATTATTTAAGGAAGAGGAAACAAAATCCAAACGTATCCCTAACTTTACTAACGAGTTTTTACAGGCCATAAAGGAATGCCTAGGCACAGAACCTACGCCAGAGAAGATTTTTTATTACATCTATGCTGTGCTTTGTTCTCCTACTTACCGAAAGCGCTATGAGGAATTTCTTAAAATAGATTTTCCTAGGATTCCATTGCCTACAGATAATAATTATTTTAATGCCTTAAGTAATTTGGGTAAAGAGCTAGTTGACCTCCATTTACTTAAGCATCCAGCACTTGACCAATCAGAAATTGGATTTCCTAAAGGCAATTCAAATATAGTTGAAAAGGTCAGTTATGATGAAAATACTAAAAGGGTTTATATCAATAAAAAACAATATTTTGAAGGTATCCCAAAAAAGGTATGGGAATACCATATTGGTGCCTATCAGGTGATGCAAAAATATTTAAAAGATAGAAAGAAAAGAAAATTATCATTGGACGAAATTAACCACTATATGAAAGTGGCAAAGGCCATCCGCTTAACTATTGAACTCCAAGAAAGAATTGATGAGTTTATTTATGCTATTTCATGA
- a CDS encoding zinc ribbon domain-containing protein encodes MRETLLNLIKLQEVDIEIKQINGELEAEPEAITALRQELATAYQEQKTAQEELAQKEKNKKDAEWELKECEERIKKSKQRMMEVKTNKEYQALLTEIDELNKKVSEWEEKILIALDQVEAAKKIVAEKDKKVKDLEERLKKAQKRLETVFTKLKKSLVDLRQKRQEIIKKLPDNLLSRYDFIRKRRNGRAVVSVNDAVCEGCHMHIPPQNYNELLKCDKLMTCPSCQRIIYWKGLLEKNTGEPKAAEQ; translated from the coding sequence TTGCGTGAAACTCTTTTAAACCTAATTAAATTACAGGAGGTAGACATTGAAATAAAACAAATTAATGGGGAATTAGAGGCAGAGCCGGAGGCAATTACTGCTTTAAGACAAGAGTTAGCAACAGCCTACCAAGAACAGAAGACAGCCCAAGAAGAACTAGCCCAAAAAGAGAAAAACAAAAAGGATGCTGAATGGGAACTTAAAGAATGTGAGGAACGAATTAAAAAAAGTAAACAAAGAATGATGGAGGTAAAGACTAATAAAGAATATCAGGCCTTATTAACAGAGATTGATGAGCTAAATAAGAAAGTATCAGAATGGGAGGAAAAAATCTTAATTGCCTTAGACCAAGTAGAGGCAGCAAAAAAAATAGTAGCGGAAAAAGATAAAAAAGTAAAGGATTTAGAGGAAAGGCTAAAAAAAGCACAAAAACGGCTGGAAACTGTATTTACAAAGTTAAAGAAAAGTTTAGTTGATTTAAGACAAAAACGACAAGAAATTATTAAAAAACTACCTGATAACTTGTTATCCCGATATGATTTTATCCGAAAACGCCGTAATGGCCGGGCAGTGGTAAGTGTGAATGATGCTGTATGCGAGGGTTGTCATATGCACATTCCTCCCCAGAATTACAATGAATTATTAAAGTGTGATAAACTCATGACTTGCCCTAGTTGTCAACGAATTATTTATTGGAAAGGACTATTAGAAAAAAATACTGGTGAACCAAAAGCGGCAGAACAATAG
- a CDS encoding Nif3-like dinuclear metal center hexameric protein, whose translation MKTGDIVEYLQKIVPMDLAEPWDNVGLQCGDKNKEIKKIVIALDPSTKAINYAIQREAQLLITHHPLIFSPLKRLVPFEPVGELLITMIKQDIGLFVMHTNLDSIPEGVSDALLFQLNIKSKGILSPKQFPNTGFGRWGEMPEVIEAEQFIQLVKQKLQCPVVRVIGKKEKIKKIGVCGGSAGDLIPIALDLGLDAFVIGEIKYHPARLFENIPMLVLEVGHYESEKFILKFLKEKIEDFLDKQKENVEILIFEEVSPFKYY comes from the coding sequence ATGAAAACTGGGGATATTGTGGAGTATTTGCAGAAAATTGTTCCCATGGATTTGGCAGAGCCTTGGGATAATGTAGGTTTACAATGTGGTGATAAAAATAAAGAGATTAAAAAAATTGTTATTGCCTTAGACCCTTCAACAAAAGCCATAAATTATGCTATCCAAAGAGAAGCCCAATTGCTTATTACTCACCATCCACTGATTTTTTCCCCTCTAAAGAGATTGGTTCCCTTTGAACCTGTGGGAGAATTACTCATAACTATGATTAAGCAAGATATTGGCCTCTTTGTTATGCATACCAATTTAGATAGTATTCCTGAAGGAGTGAGTGATGCCCTTTTATTCCAATTGAACATAAAGTCTAAAGGCATACTCTCTCCAAAACAATTTCCAAATACCGGTTTTGGTCGGTGGGGAGAAATGCCTGAAGTTATAGAAGCGGAGCAGTTTATTCAATTAGTAAAGCAAAAACTTCAATGTCCAGTGGTGCGCGTTATCGGTAAAAAAGAAAAAATTAAGAAAATAGGAGTATGTGGTGGGAGTGCCGGTGATTTGATCCCTATAGCACTGGATTTAGGCCTAGACGCATTTGTTATCGGAGAAATAAAATATCATCCTGCTCGGCTTTTTGAAAACATTCCTATGTTGGTGTTAGAAGTGGGTCATTATGAATCAGAAAAATTTATTTTGAAGTTCCTAAAAGAAAAAATAGAGGATTTTTTAGATAAACAGAAAGAAAATGTCGAAATTTTAATTTTTGAGGAAGTATCGCCTTTTAAATATTATTAA
- a CDS encoding APC family permease, which translates to MKRSLKKIITWYELLAIGVGGILGTSWVYLNTKFYAEYGPGGVIFGFFLATVMGVFVSFSYAELGSALKREGGEIVFAYVAFGLKGAFIAGWSLFTAYATCVSFYVPAAGYLFDWFFPKLNTIHLWTVAGTPVYLPSLSLGIFLLIFFFMLNYKGVRLASLPQFFMTLLLAGLGIILFFVAIIYGSVHNMEPFFLKGQAPLKCTIRFALLAMTYLTGFSSLTMLGEESAVNERTFGKVIVLSVFIAGLFYIFMMAGGAVLFPWQDTVKLEKGMIDEFYLFYRPLGMMAWLISLLGMLTSLNGLMLAASRTIFVMGRAGIMPLTFASLDESRKTPQNALIFVLIIAVAFGMLGKRAMVWFLDIGGVSIGIAWTLCVLSMLRLRRKYPSLARPYKAPLILITSPISLTIVILIFAISFIPGTPLSLMWPYEYTLLVVWVVLGAIMYILSQKRWKKLGEEKIARNLLGEYLNIKT; encoded by the coding sequence ATGAAACGCAGCCTAAAGAAAATAATTACGTGGTATGAACTGCTGGCTATAGGGGTAGGTGGTATTTTAGGCACCAGTTGGGTTTATTTAAATACTAAATTTTATGCAGAGTATGGACCAGGGGGTGTGATTTTTGGTTTTTTCTTAGCCACTGTCATGGGTGTTTTTGTTTCTTTTTCCTATGCCGAATTGGGCTCAGCATTAAAGAGAGAAGGTGGAGAAATAGTCTTTGCTTATGTGGCCTTTGGTCTAAAAGGAGCATTTATAGCAGGGTGGTCATTATTTACCGCCTATGCTACCTGTGTATCCTTTTATGTACCGGCTGCAGGCTACCTTTTTGACTGGTTCTTTCCCAAGCTCAATACTATTCATCTTTGGACAGTGGCTGGCACGCCCGTATATTTGCCTAGCCTATCTCTTGGCATTTTCCTTCTCATTTTTTTCTTCATGTTGAACTATAAAGGTGTCAGGCTGGCCAGCTTACCTCAATTTTTTATGACTCTTCTATTGGCAGGACTTGGCATAATATTGTTTTTTGTAGCCATAATCTATGGCTCAGTCCATAATATGGAACCGTTTTTTCTAAAAGGGCAGGCACCTTTAAAGTGCACAATACGATTTGCTCTTTTGGCAATGACCTATTTAACGGGATTTTCTTCATTAACCATGCTTGGAGAGGAAAGTGCTGTAAATGAAAGAACATTCGGGAAGGTGATTGTATTATCAGTGTTTATAGCAGGGTTGTTCTATATTTTCATGATGGCTGGTGGTGCAGTGTTATTTCCTTGGCAAGATACCGTAAAACTAGAAAAAGGCATGATTGACGAATTTTATCTTTTCTACAGACCTTTGGGAATGATGGCTTGGCTGATTTCACTTTTAGGTATGCTCACCAGCCTCAATGGACTTATGCTGGCTGCTTCAAGAACCATATTTGTGATGGGAAGAGCAGGTATAATGCCACTTACTTTTGCTTCTCTTGATGAAAGCCGCAAAACACCCCAAAATGCGCTTATATTCGTGCTCATAATAGCTGTTGCCTTTGGTATGTTGGGTAAAAGGGCCATGGTTTGGTTTTTAGACATTGGAGGAGTGAGTATAGGTATAGCATGGACATTATGTGTCCTATCGATGCTGAGACTAAGAAGAAAATACCCAAGTCTTGCAAGACCTTACAAGGCTCCACTTATTCTTATAACTAGTCCTATATCCTTAACGATAGTAATTTTGATATTTGCCATTTCCTTCATTCCAGGAACTCCCCTAAGTCTTATGTGGCCTTATGAATACACCTTATTAGTTGTATGGGTTGTGTTGGGGGCGATTATGTATATTCTTTCTCAAAAAAGATGGAAGAAGCTTGGAGAAGAAAAAATAGCCAGAAATTTGCTTGGTGAATACCTAAACATCAAAACTTAG
- the lipA gene encoding lipoyl synthase: MKKPAWLNKKIDLKVCRALKLLLKDLNLHTICEEAHCPNISECFSKKRATFLILGDICTRNCLFCGVKKGRPKPVDSEEPDRVAEAVYRLSLRHVVITSVTRDDLPDGGAEHFAKTIFSIREKMKNIIIEVLIPDFKGNKRAIKKVIEAKPDIIGHNLETVPRLYSYVRSMANYSRSLEVLKNIKTLTKGIYAKSALMLGLGEREEEVLEVFKALRGVNCDFLSIGQYLPPSLKAFPVKEYIHPNKFNYYKKKALALGFLYVASGPYVRSSYQAEEYLR; encoded by the coding sequence GTGAAAAAACCAGCCTGGCTGAATAAAAAGATTGATTTAAAAGTATGCCGTGCCTTAAAGTTGCTTTTAAAGGATTTGAATCTGCATACTATTTGTGAGGAAGCACATTGTCCCAATATTTCTGAATGTTTTTCCAAAAAGAGGGCTACGTTTCTAATCTTGGGAGATATCTGCACTAGAAACTGCCTTTTCTGTGGAGTAAAAAAGGGGAGACCTAAACCAGTAGACTCAGAGGAGCCAGACCGGGTAGCAGAAGCTGTTTACCGATTAAGTTTGAGACATGTAGTAATTACTAGTGTGACTAGGGACGACCTCCCAGATGGAGGGGCTGAACATTTTGCCAAGACTATTTTTAGCATCAGAGAGAAGATGAAAAACATTATTATTGAAGTCCTTATCCCAGATTTTAAAGGAAACAAACGAGCAATTAAAAAGGTAATAGAGGCAAAACCAGATATCATTGGGCACAATCTGGAAACAGTGCCCAGGTTGTATTCTTATGTGCGTTCCATGGCAAACTATTCCCGTTCTTTGGAAGTATTAAAAAATATTAAAACATTAACTAAAGGTATTTATGCCAAATCAGCTCTTATGCTGGGTCTTGGTGAAAGAGAGGAGGAAGTGTTAGAGGTATTTAAGGCCCTTCGTGGAGTAAATTGTGATTTTTTAAGTATAGGCCAGTATCTACCACCTAGCTTAAAGGCATTTCCAGTAAAGGAATATATTCATCCCAATAAGTTTAATTATTATAAAAAAAAGGCCTTAGCATTAGGCTTTCTCTATGTCGCTAGTGGGCCTTATGTCCGTAGTTCTTATCAAGCAGAGGAGTATTTGAGATAA